A genomic segment from Lignipirellula cremea encodes:
- a CDS encoding Gfo/Idh/MocA family protein, giving the protein MPAKYRVAVIGHTGRGNWGHGLDTFWRMMPECEVAAVADADPAGLAKAADRLHTKKAYADWRKMLDEVKPHVISICPRHPDQHAEMAIGAAQRGIHVFLEKPFCQNLEQADQIVAAFEKNNVKLALAHQTRYSPRVQAVRDLIMDDKLGTILELRGRGKEDHRGGGEDLWVLGSHVLNLMNVFGGEAHSCFGRVLQNGHRVTAADVAPGNDGLGPLAGDAVHAMYAMDDGVTGYFSSVKNMTGKPWRFGLQIFGSKGVVEIVTGYLPEVSFLPDSSWSPGRTASKWLPVTSAGVNKPETYEDGGHEAGNVAAVRDLLSAIEEDRQPECSMYEGRHTIEMIAGVFESHRQNAPVKLPLENRKNPLTML; this is encoded by the coding sequence ATGCCTGCCAAATATCGTGTTGCTGTGATCGGCCATACCGGACGTGGTAACTGGGGACATGGACTCGATACGTTCTGGCGGATGATGCCGGAGTGCGAAGTGGCGGCGGTCGCCGACGCCGATCCGGCCGGACTGGCCAAAGCGGCCGATCGACTGCACACCAAAAAGGCGTACGCCGACTGGCGGAAGATGCTCGACGAGGTCAAACCGCACGTGATCTCCATCTGCCCCCGCCACCCCGACCAGCATGCCGAAATGGCGATCGGCGCGGCCCAGCGCGGCATCCATGTGTTCCTGGAGAAACCGTTCTGCCAGAACCTGGAACAGGCCGACCAGATTGTCGCCGCCTTTGAGAAGAACAACGTCAAGCTGGCGCTGGCCCATCAGACCCGATACAGCCCCCGAGTGCAGGCGGTCCGCGACCTGATCATGGACGATAAACTGGGCACGATCCTGGAGCTGCGCGGCCGCGGCAAGGAAGACCATCGCGGCGGCGGCGAAGACCTGTGGGTGCTGGGCAGCCACGTTTTGAACCTGATGAACGTGTTCGGCGGCGAAGCCCATTCCTGCTTTGGCCGCGTCCTGCAGAACGGCCATCGCGTGACGGCCGCCGACGTCGCCCCCGGCAACGACGGACTCGGACCGCTGGCCGGCGACGCAGTCCACGCCATGTACGCCATGGACGACGGCGTGACCGGCTATTTCAGCTCGGTCAAGAACATGACCGGCAAGCCCTGGCGGTTTGGCCTGCAGATCTTCGGCTCCAAAGGCGTCGTCGAGATCGTCACCGGCTACCTGCCGGAAGTCAGCTTCCTGCCCGACTCCTCCTGGTCGCCCGGCCGCACGGCGTCGAAGTGGCTGCCGGTCACCAGCGCCGGCGTCAACAAGCCGGAAACGTACGAAGACGGCGGTCACGAAGCAGGCAACGTCGCGGCGGTTCGCGATCTGCTCTCCGCCATCGAAGAAGATCGCCAGCCCGAGTGCAGCATGTACGAAGGCCGCCACACCATCGAGATGATCGCCGGCGTGTTCGAATCCCACCGCCAGAACGCCCCGGTGAAACTACCGCTGGAGAACCGAAAAAACCCGCTCACCATGCTGTAA
- a CDS encoding DUF1549 and DUF1553 domain-containing protein, whose translation MLRSCRPFALFSSLAICVCLTGMVPSLSAAEALRDVIDRRIGEAWQKRKIEPAAPATDEEFLRRIYLDLTGSIPTYDQALAFLDNTSPTRREQLIDQLLADPAYAVHQARQWDMLFFGRHPPGFYSGSRDGFKDWLAKQFAQNTPYDQIVSAILKAEGNTAENGAPMYLVQYKNEPEDATEKITQTFLGVQLQCARCHDHPYENWSQLDFYGMAAFLARLEVVEVGTTADKQKKVMIAEQSVGDVNFTGPASEAEVGQKGVPVAPKFLLGDALSEPTPPEDAKPLKFASGKVPPAPTFSRKNALAEWVTSRDNPFFAKATANRVWGQFMGRGIVHPIDNMSESNSPTHPELLVELTEQLVDHNFDLKWYIRELVNSQTYQLSSVSEVEAERPLWFERARNRPLSAEELAASWRVAVNYAAVDSKTEEQVEKDEFYPLGNYQMSFFGEPTDGVGDFVGGLSEHLYMNNGGISKLLSNGEGGLLRALAESEEAPEKRVDQLYLSILSRRPTPAEQARFVEHLSGDDSQFELVKEAMWVLMTCSEFRFNH comes from the coding sequence ATGTTGCGATCTTGCCGCCCCTTTGCTTTGTTCAGCAGCTTGGCGATATGCGTGTGTCTGACGGGGATGGTTCCCTCCTTGTCGGCTGCGGAAGCCTTGCGGGATGTGATTGATCGTCGGATTGGCGAAGCCTGGCAGAAGCGGAAAATTGAACCGGCGGCTCCAGCGACCGACGAGGAGTTTCTGCGTCGCATCTACCTGGATCTGACTGGCAGCATCCCGACGTACGACCAGGCGTTGGCGTTTCTCGACAACACCTCGCCCACCAGGCGGGAGCAGTTGATCGACCAGTTGCTGGCGGATCCGGCGTATGCGGTCCACCAGGCACGGCAGTGGGACATGCTGTTTTTTGGCCGTCATCCGCCCGGTTTCTATTCTGGCTCGCGCGACGGCTTCAAGGACTGGCTGGCGAAGCAGTTCGCCCAGAACACGCCTTACGATCAGATTGTTTCGGCCATCCTCAAGGCGGAAGGGAACACGGCCGAGAATGGCGCGCCCATGTATCTGGTGCAGTACAAGAACGAGCCAGAAGACGCGACCGAAAAGATTACGCAAACCTTCCTGGGGGTGCAGCTGCAGTGCGCCCGTTGCCACGATCATCCCTATGAGAACTGGTCCCAGCTGGACTTTTACGGCATGGCGGCGTTTCTCGCCCGGCTGGAAGTGGTGGAAGTGGGAACGACGGCCGATAAACAGAAAAAGGTCATGATTGCCGAACAGAGCGTCGGCGATGTCAACTTTACCGGTCCCGCTTCCGAAGCCGAAGTCGGCCAGAAGGGAGTGCCGGTGGCGCCCAAGTTCCTGCTGGGGGACGCCCTCTCCGAACCGACTCCGCCGGAAGACGCCAAACCGCTGAAGTTCGCCAGCGGCAAGGTTCCGCCGGCGCCGACGTTCTCACGCAAGAACGCGCTCGCCGAGTGGGTGACCAGTCGCGACAATCCGTTCTTCGCCAAAGCGACGGCCAACCGCGTCTGGGGTCAATTCATGGGCCGGGGGATCGTGCATCCGATCGACAACATGAGCGAATCCAACTCGCCGACCCATCCCGAGTTGCTGGTCGAACTGACGGAGCAACTGGTCGACCACAACTTTGATCTGAAGTGGTACATCAGGGAGCTGGTCAACTCGCAAACGTACCAGCTTTCTTCCGTCAGCGAAGTTGAAGCCGAGCGTCCCCTGTGGTTTGAAAGAGCCCGCAACCGCCCGCTTTCCGCCGAAGAACTGGCGGCGTCCTGGCGCGTCGCCGTCAACTACGCGGCCGTCGACAGCAAGACCGAAGAGCAGGTGGAAAAGGACGAATTCTACCCACTGGGCAATTACCAGATGAGCTTTTTCGGCGAGCCGACCGACGGCGTCGGCGACTTTGTCGGCGGCCTGAGCGAACACCTTTATATGAACAACGGCGGCATCAGCAAGCTGCTTTCCAACGGCGAAGGCGGCCTGCTGCGGGCCCTGGCCGAAAGCGAAGAGGCGCCCGAGAAACGGGTCGATCAGTTGTATCTGTCGATTCTGTCCCGGCGCCCCACGCCTGCAGAGCAGGCCCGTTTTGTCGAACATTTGTCTGGCGACGATTCGCAGTTTGAACTGGTGAAAGAAGCCATGTGGGTGCTGATGACCTGCAGCGAATTCCGATTCAACCATTAA
- a CDS encoding ABC transporter ATP-binding protein has protein sequence MMEAQNLTVRNGAFLLREVSFVIPDGHYCVLMGRTGSGKTTLLEAICGLKEIVSGKLLLAGRDATRLAPSQRGVGLAPQDGALFEAMNVRDHLRFALQVRRWAEVDIARRIEELASLLRIESLLLRKPFQLSGGERQRVALGRALSFHPKILCLDEPLSALDDDTRGDMMTLLKKVQKEVGVTMLHITHNRHEAEELADLRLEIQNGQMLPPRSDDAAAGDSSSSNPATGDTPVSDLLDDSSAASVRPRA, from the coding sequence ATGATGGAAGCACAAAATTTGACGGTGCGCAACGGGGCGTTCCTGCTGCGCGAGGTGTCGTTTGTGATTCCCGACGGGCATTACTGCGTGCTGATGGGCCGTACAGGATCCGGGAAAACGACCCTGCTGGAAGCGATCTGCGGCCTGAAAGAGATCGTCAGCGGCAAACTCCTGCTGGCCGGTCGGGACGCCACCCGCCTGGCGCCGTCGCAACGCGGCGTCGGCCTGGCCCCGCAAGACGGCGCCCTGTTTGAGGCGATGAACGTCCGCGACCATTTGCGTTTCGCCCTGCAGGTGCGGCGCTGGGCCGAAGTCGACATTGCCCGGCGGATCGAGGAACTGGCGTCGCTATTGCGGATTGAATCGTTACTACTGCGCAAACCGTTCCAGCTTTCCGGCGGGGAACGGCAGCGGGTCGCTTTGGGCCGGGCGTTGAGCTTTCACCCAAAAATTTTATGCCTGGATGAGCCGCTGAGTGCGTTGGACGATGACACGCGCGGCGATATGATGACGTTATTGAAAAAGGTGCAAAAAGAAGTCGGCGTCACCATGCTTCACATTACCCACAACCGGCACGAGGCGGAAGAACTGGCCGATCTGCGGCTGGAAATCCAGAATGGACAGATGCTGCCGCCCCGTTCCGACGATGCGGCGGCAGGCGATTCGTCGTCCAGCAATCCCGCGACAGGCGATACGCCCGTCAGCGACCTGCTCGACGACAGCTCGGCCGCTTCCGTCCGGCCCCGTGCATAA
- a CDS encoding peptidylprolyl isomerase, whose translation MKVAVIETTKGPIKLELFDDKAPATVANFEKLAGEGFYDGLKFHRVISDFMIQTGCPQGTGTGGPGYKFRDEFHPDLRHDRPGILSMANAGPNTNGSQFFITHTPTPHLDNRHSVFGAVLEGQDIVDSIEQGDKMTKVTVSEE comes from the coding sequence ATGAAAGTTGCAGTCATTGAGACCACTAAAGGCCCGATCAAACTCGAATTGTTCGACGACAAGGCGCCCGCCACCGTCGCCAATTTTGAGAAACTGGCCGGCGAAGGATTTTACGACGGCCTCAAATTCCACCGTGTGATCTCCGACTTTATGATCCAGACCGGCTGTCCCCAGGGCACCGGCACCGGCGGCCCGGGCTACAAGTTCCGGGACGAGTTCCACCCCGACCTGCGTCACGACCGTCCCGGCATTCTGTCGATGGCGAACGCCGGCCCCAACACCAACGGTTCGCAGTTCTTCATCACGCACACGCCGACGCCCCACCTGGACAATCGCCACTCGGTATTTGGCGCGGTCCTGGAAGGCCAGGACATTGTCGATTCGATCGAACAGGGCGACAAAATGACCAAGGTCACCGTCAGCGAAGAATAG
- a CDS encoding DUF1501 domain-containing protein — translation MKCMTQDHLSRRALLKGVLGTAAGGTVMNWGALARSAENVDQAKQKQKRCILLWMNGGASQFETFDPKPESRYGGLFRPISTNVAGTQICELMPTIAQKMDKLCVIRSMRTSQVDHNGGIYLMHTGYQPSANVRFPEIGAIAAKYLGNEDSDLPNFVKISSNGNAGSGFLGPKYQPFNLGSDGRLPTFAQSNLDPKMESRRNALRSFVEDERAELHRSETARMHRESYAASRRLQSGLPVFDFDDEWAKYENLYGDSQFGRRCLLARRLIETGVPFVEVGQSSYDTHADNFTGHKGLVPPMEFAWAGLLTDLEQRGLLDDTLVVWMGEIGRTPNINNRSGRDHYVRAWSTALAGGGVKGGLVYGATDEDGVDVADNLVSEGDYFATIYQALGVNPHTENYQGSRPIPLAPFGSKVVSDLLA, via the coding sequence ATGAAGTGCATGACTCAAGATCACCTGTCGCGCCGTGCTCTGCTCAAAGGCGTGCTGGGAACAGCGGCCGGCGGTACGGTAATGAACTGGGGGGCGCTCGCCAGATCGGCGGAGAACGTCGACCAGGCGAAGCAGAAGCAGAAGCGTTGCATCCTGCTCTGGATGAACGGCGGCGCCAGCCAGTTCGAAACCTTCGACCCGAAACCCGAGTCGCGCTACGGCGGCCTGTTTCGACCGATCTCGACCAATGTGGCCGGCACGCAGATTTGCGAGCTGATGCCGACGATCGCCCAGAAAATGGACAAGCTGTGCGTGATTCGCTCCATGCGGACCTCGCAGGTGGATCACAACGGCGGCATCTATTTAATGCACACGGGCTATCAGCCGTCGGCCAATGTTCGCTTTCCAGAAATCGGCGCCATTGCCGCCAAGTATCTGGGGAACGAAGACTCCGACCTGCCGAACTTTGTCAAAATCAGCTCCAACGGTAACGCCGGCAGCGGCTTCCTGGGCCCCAAGTACCAGCCGTTCAATCTGGGCAGCGATGGTCGCCTGCCGACCTTCGCCCAGAGTAATCTCGATCCCAAAATGGAATCCCGGCGAAACGCCCTGCGCAGTTTTGTCGAAGACGAGCGCGCCGAACTGCATCGCTCGGAAACGGCCCGCATGCACCGGGAATCTTACGCCGCTTCGCGTCGCCTGCAGAGTGGATTGCCGGTGTTTGATTTTGATGACGAATGGGCCAAATACGAAAATCTGTACGGCGACAGCCAGTTCGGCCGCCGCTGCCTGCTGGCCCGGCGCCTGATCGAAACGGGCGTGCCGTTTGTCGAAGTGGGACAAAGCAGCTACGACACGCACGCCGATAATTTCACCGGCCACAAAGGACTGGTGCCGCCGATGGAGTTCGCCTGGGCCGGCCTGCTGACCGACCTGGAACAGCGGGGCCTGCTCGACGATACGCTGGTGGTCTGGATGGGAGAAATCGGCCGCACGCCCAATATCAATAACCGCTCCGGCCGCGACCATTACGTGCGCGCCTGGAGCACGGCCCTTGCCGGCGGCGGCGTCAAAGGCGGGCTCGTCTATGGAGCCACCGACGAAGACGGCGTCGATGTGGCTGATAACCTGGTCAGCGAAGGCGACTACTTCGCCACCATTTACCAGGCCCTGGGGGTCAATCCCCACACGGAAAATTACCAGGGATCGCGACCGATTCCTCTGGCTCCGTTTGGTTCCAAAGTGGTCTCCGACCTGCTGGCCTGA
- a CDS encoding DUF1501 domain-containing protein has protein sequence MSGNLWQPQPSGAAASLAGRRRFLADMGLGFTGLALGAMLHRDGIARDSTWSPPDGKPHFPPQVKSVIWLFLNGGLSHMESFDPKPMLTKYAGKTIDETPFAAVQDPKKLALERLVVPDANGNQRNKLYPLQAGFKKHGESGIEISDWFPHIARNADRLAVVRSLWTTDSNHGAQTQFHSGRHRNDGEFPNLGAWVHYGLGSLNENLPQFISLGKREYWNKQDGHYLGPAHDATPLRIDPQNPLDFGRPERTFSPEAHGIGVDLLGQLNALRGVEYPDDPALAARVASYELAFRMQKSVPEVVDFTQETAECQKLYGLDQPHSKAFGMQLLAARRFVERGVRFVQIQHGGGGAGAWDAHSRLKANHSGNALAVDQPIGGLLEDLDRRGLLDETLVVLASEFGRTPGTQGADGRDHHIFGFSVCLAGGGLKRGVVHGATDEIGFHAAEDRHYVTDIHATILQQLGLDSRRLEIPGRKRLDIDHGEVIREIIA, from the coding sequence ATGTCTGGAAATCTCTGGCAACCGCAACCGTCGGGAGCCGCTGCGTCCCTCGCCGGGCGACGTCGTTTTCTGGCCGATATGGGCCTGGGGTTCACGGGTCTGGCCCTGGGGGCCATGCTGCATCGTGATGGGATTGCCCGCGATTCGACCTGGTCGCCGCCCGACGGCAAGCCGCACTTCCCGCCGCAGGTGAAGAGCGTCATCTGGCTGTTCCTTAACGGCGGCCTGAGCCATATGGAGAGCTTCGACCCCAAGCCGATGCTCACCAAATACGCGGGGAAAACGATCGACGAAACGCCGTTCGCCGCGGTGCAGGATCCCAAAAAGCTCGCCCTGGAACGGCTCGTCGTGCCCGACGCCAACGGCAACCAGCGGAACAAACTATACCCGCTGCAGGCCGGTTTCAAAAAGCACGGCGAAAGCGGCATCGAGATCAGCGACTGGTTCCCGCACATCGCCCGTAACGCCGATCGCCTGGCGGTGGTGCGGTCCCTGTGGACCACCGACAGCAACCACGGGGCGCAAACGCAGTTCCATTCCGGCCGGCATCGAAACGACGGCGAGTTTCCCAACCTGGGCGCCTGGGTGCACTACGGTCTGGGCTCGCTCAATGAGAACTTGCCGCAGTTTATCTCGCTGGGAAAAAGGGAGTACTGGAACAAGCAGGACGGGCATTACCTGGGCCCCGCGCACGATGCGACGCCGCTGCGCATCGACCCGCAGAACCCGCTGGACTTCGGCCGGCCCGAACGGACCTTCTCGCCTGAGGCGCATGGCATTGGCGTTGATCTGCTGGGCCAGCTGAATGCGTTGCGCGGGGTCGAGTACCCCGACGATCCGGCGCTGGCGGCCCGCGTGGCTTCGTACGAACTGGCGTTCCGGATGCAGAAGTCGGTGCCCGAGGTGGTGGACTTCACCCAGGAGACGGCCGAGTGTCAGAAGCTGTATGGCCTGGATCAGCCGCACTCCAAGGCGTTTGGCATGCAGCTGCTGGCGGCCCGGCGGTTTGTCGAACGGGGCGTGCGGTTTGTGCAGATCCAGCACGGCGGGGGCGGGGCCGGAGCCTGGGACGCGCATAGCCGGCTCAAGGCGAACCACTCCGGTAATGCTCTGGCGGTCGATCAACCGATCGGCGGCCTGTTAGAAGATCTCGATCGGCGCGGTCTGCTCGACGAAACGCTGGTGGTGCTGGCGTCGGAGTTCGGCCGGACGCCCGGCACGCAGGGGGCCGACGGCCGCGATCACCATATCTTTGGTTTCAGCGTTTGCCTGGCGGGCGGTGGTCTGAAGCGGGGCGTCGTGCACGGCGCCACCGACGAGATCGGCTTCCACGCGGCGGAGGATCGGCATTACGTGACCGACATTCACGCCACCATCCTGCAGCAGCTGGGGCTCGACTCCCGGCGGCTGGAAATACCCGGGCGGAAGCGGCTCGACATCGACCACGGCGAGGTCATTCGGGAGATTATTGCTTAA
- the dnaB gene encoding replicative DNA helicase, with the protein MATDELRKQHKKPELPILERKPPYNLEAEQGVLGSMLLNSEMCDEVALILRVDDFYDDANQRLFSHLMAMHDAGSKIDITLLVDRLQNSGDYEKIGGAAYLGKVAHSVANAAHAAYYARIVREKSTFRSLINAATEILRDGYDESREAKEALASAEQKIFSILDSRGGAAVSSIKDVLLEAMARMDARMKGEHTTGGVETGYHDLDAMTGGLHNAELVVLAARPSMGKTAFAMNIAENVVLRDRKPVLFISLEMSAIELADRLLCSAARVNGHRLRNGTISNDDRKRLVEKAAIISQAPLFVDDSPARTVTEIAAGARRIQRREGTLGLIIIDYLQLIEPDNSKDPRQEQVAKITRRLKGLSREMSVPVLCLAQLNRQAEAGKDDHRPKMSHLRESGAIEQDADVVMFVHREEYYKRGEDKEQFEGQAEIIISKQRNGPVGDVELIWRKDFTRFEDKTPERYDEFDTYNDANAGASAGF; encoded by the coding sequence ATGGCCACGGACGAACTTCGAAAACAGCACAAAAAGCCGGAACTCCCCATCCTGGAGAGAAAGCCCCCGTACAACCTGGAAGCAGAACAGGGCGTGCTGGGCAGCATGCTGCTCAACTCTGAAATGTGCGACGAAGTCGCCCTGATCCTGCGCGTGGACGACTTTTACGACGACGCCAATCAGCGGCTGTTTTCCCACCTGATGGCCATGCACGATGCGGGCTCCAAGATCGATATCACCCTGCTGGTCGATCGCCTGCAGAACTCGGGCGACTACGAAAAAATCGGCGGGGCGGCGTACCTGGGCAAGGTGGCCCACTCCGTCGCCAATGCGGCCCATGCGGCCTACTACGCCCGCATCGTCCGCGAAAAATCGACCTTTCGCTCGCTCATCAACGCTGCGACGGAAATTCTTCGCGACGGCTACGATGAATCGCGGGAAGCGAAGGAAGCTCTCGCCTCGGCGGAACAGAAAATCTTCTCCATCCTCGACAGCCGCGGCGGCGCCGCTGTCAGCTCCATCAAAGACGTACTGCTGGAAGCGATGGCCCGTATGGACGCCCGCATGAAGGGCGAACACACGACCGGCGGCGTAGAAACGGGCTACCACGATCTCGATGCGATGACCGGCGGCCTGCATAACGCCGAACTGGTCGTGCTGGCGGCCCGCCCTAGTATGGGAAAAACGGCGTTCGCCATGAACATCGCCGAGAACGTGGTGCTCCGCGATCGGAAGCCAGTACTCTTCATCAGCCTGGAAATGTCGGCGATCGAACTGGCCGATCGTCTGCTTTGTTCGGCCGCCCGGGTGAACGGCCACCGACTGCGGAACGGCACCATCTCGAACGACGACCGGAAGCGACTGGTCGAAAAGGCCGCCATCATCAGCCAGGCGCCGTTGTTTGTCGACGATTCGCCCGCCCGCACCGTGACCGAAATCGCCGCCGGCGCCCGCCGGATCCAGCGACGCGAAGGAACGCTGGGCCTGATCATCATCGACTACCTGCAGCTGATCGAACCGGACAACTCGAAAGATCCTCGCCAGGAACAGGTCGCCAAAATCACCCGACGTTTAAAAGGCCTGTCCCGCGAAATGTCGGTGCCCGTGCTCTGTCTGGCCCAGCTCAACCGCCAGGCGGAAGCCGGCAAAGACGACCACCGCCCCAAGATGAGCCACCTGCGAGAATCGGGCGCCATCGAACAGGACGCCGACGTGGTGATGTTTGTGCACCGCGAAGAATACTACAAACGCGGCGAAGACAAGGAGCAGTTCGAAGGGCAGGCCGAGATCATCATCAGCAAGCAGCGTAACGGCCCGGTCGGCGACGTCGAACTCATCTGGCGGAAAGACTTCACCCGCTTTGAAGACAAAACGCCCGAGCGCTACGACGAGTTCGACACCTACAACGACGCCAATGCCGGCGCCAGCGCGGGCTTCTAG
- a CDS encoding WD40 repeat domain-containing protein, producing the protein MASFNPKQAKLSHQLTFEGQWPSAVAFLDNERLAAANRDGQMYLWDLSQDAAEATEAEAKDKERTAPNVLPVRRLLGHTNGVTRLLTIDQGKTLISSSLDHSIRLWDTTAPATGKIDCVLDIAQRRRLIKRDKSNKEEVLSAPGVEIETQQSVHELQGHSDWVVTCDVSGDGSRLLSGDGQGVSILWDLKSRKETDRWSGHKMNGVVSVSLSPDGKKCFVSEHSEKWDDFDRPPAQAKIFALDPQEMLVDLIRVKFPEMKERSSSYGHSRIWIKWVGSGFVASDFSPDGKYLAVGQGGEIGDAVAYLIDAETGEEIREFAKHKYGICDLRFTADGKHLLTSGRDTLLKIFQVADGKEVASLGKSRGGQFQDWFHAIAVSPDENRIAVADIAGLVQVWTLG; encoded by the coding sequence ATGGCCAGTTTCAATCCCAAACAGGCGAAACTCTCCCACCAGCTGACCTTTGAAGGCCAGTGGCCCAGCGCCGTGGCGTTCCTGGATAACGAGCGTCTGGCGGCCGCCAATCGCGACGGCCAAATGTACCTGTGGGATCTGTCGCAGGATGCGGCCGAGGCGACCGAAGCGGAAGCCAAGGACAAAGAACGCACCGCCCCCAATGTGCTGCCGGTCCGGCGGTTGCTGGGGCACACCAACGGCGTGACCCGTCTGCTCACGATCGACCAGGGGAAAACGCTAATCTCGTCCAGCCTGGACCATTCGATTCGCCTGTGGGACACCACGGCGCCCGCCACGGGAAAAATCGACTGCGTGCTCGATATCGCCCAAAGGCGCCGCCTGATCAAACGGGACAAAAGCAACAAAGAGGAAGTCCTGTCGGCGCCCGGGGTCGAAATCGAAACGCAACAGTCCGTGCACGAACTTCAGGGCCACTCCGACTGGGTCGTGACGTGCGATGTCAGCGGCGATGGTTCCCGCCTGCTCAGCGGCGACGGCCAGGGCGTGTCGATCCTGTGGGATCTAAAGTCGCGGAAAGAAACGGACCGCTGGTCCGGCCACAAAATGAACGGCGTGGTCAGCGTCTCCCTTTCGCCCGACGGGAAAAAATGCTTCGTCTCCGAGCATAGCGAAAAGTGGGATGACTTCGATCGCCCGCCGGCCCAGGCCAAAATCTTCGCTCTCGACCCGCAAGAAATGCTGGTCGACCTGATTCGGGTGAAGTTCCCCGAAATGAAAGAACGCAGCAGCTCTTACGGCCACAGCCGCATCTGGATCAAATGGGTTGGCAGCGGCTTTGTCGCCTCGGACTTTTCCCCCGACGGCAAGTACCTGGCGGTCGGCCAGGGCGGAGAAATCGGCGACGCGGTGGCGTACCTGATCGATGCGGAAACGGGAGAGGAAATTCGCGAGTTCGCCAAACACAAGTACGGCATTTGCGACCTCCGCTTCACCGCCGACGGCAAGCACCTGCTGACCAGCGGCCGCGATACCTTGCTGAAAATCTTCCAGGTGGCCGACGGGAAAGAAGTGGCTTCCCTGGGCAAATCTCGCGGCGGCCAGTTCCAGGACTGGTTCCACGCCATTGCCGTTTCGCCGGATGAAAACCGGATCGCCGTCGCGGACATCGCCGGCCTGGTCCAGGTTTGGACGTTAGGCTAA
- a CDS encoding ABC transporter ATP-binding protein, giving the protein MITFESVSKVYQTPQGEVRALDNVSLSISAGEFIAVRGHSGCGKSTLLSLAGGLSTPTTGQVHVAGQNLTAMSSSQRAALRATHIGFVFQMFHLLPYLSVLDNVLVAADNAPAAKQEALALLERFGMADRLQHRPAELSAGERQRTAMARALLHHPQLLLADEPTGNLDPQNAVGVLDLIAEFHQQGGTVLLVTHDETAAGYAQQTLELRAGKRIDPVAGQPG; this is encoded by the coding sequence ATGATTACCTTCGAGTCCGTCAGCAAGGTTTACCAGACGCCGCAGGGCGAAGTGCGCGCCCTCGACAACGTGAGTCTTTCGATATCGGCCGGTGAATTCATCGCCGTCCGCGGCCACAGCGGCTGCGGCAAATCGACGCTGCTCTCTCTGGCAGGCGGCCTGAGCACGCCCACCACGGGCCAGGTCCACGTGGCCGGCCAGAACCTGACCGCCATGAGCTCCAGCCAACGGGCCGCCCTCAGGGCGACGCATATCGGGTTCGTCTTTCAAATGTTCCACCTGCTTCCGTACCTGTCCGTGCTGGACAACGTGCTGGTCGCCGCTGACAACGCTCCCGCGGCAAAACAGGAGGCGCTCGCGCTGCTGGAACGCTTTGGCATGGCCGACCGGCTGCAACATCGTCCGGCGGAACTCAGCGCGGGCGAACGCCAAAGAACGGCGATGGCCCGGGCGTTGCTGCATCATCCGCAACTGCTTCTGGCCGACGAGCCGACCGGCAATCTGGATCCCCAGAACGCCGTCGGCGTGCTTGACCTGATCGCCGAGTTCCATCAACAGGGCGGCACCGTGCTACTGGTCACCCACGACGAAACGGCCGCCGGTTACGCCCAGCAAACGCTGGAACTGCGGGCCGGCAAACGGATCGACCCGGTCGCCGGCCAGCCCGGCTGA